The stretch of DNA CTCGCATAAATAATGGTTTGGAACGTTAAATGGACCGTGGTCATGCAACCGAAGaccttaaaaaaaggaaacaattcCAAGAAGGCTAAccatttttccatcatgagAGAGTGTTCCCAGCCTCGGAGAACCAAAGAGGGCGTCTCAGCTAGGTTCTCCAGGGAAATATCTTGAATCCTTTTGTGGACAGCCGAAAACCCAACGCAAAGGCGAAAACCGACTAACCAAAATAGAGCCATCATACGggtgagtaaaaaaaaaagttccgaCCTACAATACGAGTGCTCAGCTCTCGCCTTATCCAATTTCGTGATGTTACCTGGCTTTTCAGTGCCTCATTCAACTCCCTTCTTCGGCTTTTTGGGTTGCCCTGTGTTGCAAataaaattgtctttgaacGAGTTCCAGCACCTACGAAGTTGTTTGGAAATGCATTTCCTCTAAGGAACACATGGTGTTTTGCCTGTTCATGGTTCGTCAGTCATCGATTTTCGTCGAATCATCAATGCAAACCCTCGTAAGGGTACGTTCCAATTAGACTATGACGCGCCTTTTTGGGGTCCAACTTGAGGGAACGCCCAGTCACTATTCTAAGTACCTTACCATGTCAAGAGCTGTGAATAGGTGGCCGCCTTATAACGATCCCTAATTTTCATGGAAGCCTGGTAGAGTGTATTATATAAAAGATACAGATATGGAGGCCTTCAGTCATCCTGTCTGGGTATAGATATCTGGAGGATCTAGAGTTGGGATCACCTTCGCTCTGTCGGACATTGTcttcatttatcttttttgtcCCGGGAGGCACTAACCCTGCTTGGCCTGTTGTGTGTAaacacacaacacaacacaaacacacacacgcacacacgatCCAGAATGCTTCCAGCCACTAACAAAGTGAGCACCAACACCACTCTGCCAACCATTAATCTTGGGCAAGTCAAGAAAATCTGAATCAACAGACCTATTTTGTACATGGCGAGTAAACAAACGTAAAAGGACCGAATATTGGAAGAGTAAGAGCGCCTCGAGTAATCTATGAGGTTATGCGGCAACCAAAGCGCTCTTGAGTTATACACAGTATTAGGTCCGTACGTTGTTGCTGGTGATGTTTGACAACGATCACAATCATAAGGAATGCTTCACTATGGCAATCTGATGTTGACGGCTCAAAGGCCGTTGAAACCTGGCACACAAGGGTCTGGCTCAAGAAGGTCTCGGAGGTGGACTTGATTGTGCTACTCCCTGACTTCATGGCACCTTTTAGGACAATTAGAAGAAAAGGGAATACAGTAATACtccttccttttttgaatTCATTAGCAATTTTGCTTCGGTTTATATGATTGGGAAGCAAGTCAAAATCCTCCCCAGAACTGCTCAAATCATCCACTGTCTTAAAAGTCaggcttttgaagacgtcGAAGCCCAATGATAAGCAATATCATATCTggttttttgttctttaggATGAATTTGTTATGAAAGAGATTTCTGATCAAAGGCAGATCCAAGACGGTAAACAATAGCTTCTAGGAGACTCAAATACAATGCGAAAAAAGGGGCTTCCTTGATAGCTCTACGTAGAATGGAAGGAAAGGAAGAGAAACCACCTACACATCTTCAGTACCCGCAATGGAATGCGGATTCCAATGTCAACTCTGGGCTCTGAATTCTATTCAGTCCCTGGGAACACACACGCTCCGTCAAGGCCCTCCTTCTTGGTTACCTCTCTTACCTTCCAAAGTTGTGGTGAAACTGTTATTCAACAACAAGGATCTTTGCATGAGTTGGTGCTCATCAGGTGAATGGCTGGTGGAATTTCCGGAATCATAAGCGGGCCCATCTTCACCGCTATCTAACATGCCGAGCTCATCGTCGCCTAGAAAGAAACCACCATCAACTTTATCGAGAGACATTTTCGAACCCATTGCTGCTTATTGGCTTGACAAGATCATGACAATCCGGCTGAAACTAGACTTGGACTACTTGGATTCAAAACGCTCAGACCTTGTGCCCTCTTTGAGCTGATGAGATGAATAAATTTCGCCCTTCAagtcattgtcatcatcaattttcactttgaGATTACCAGAGCGCATCGTTGTCGGGGTCCCTAGGGCTTCTTAAAAGGTCGAGACGATTTTTTGCCAGTATCTCCAAGTTTCACAAAAGAAACTCGAAGTTCTTCAATATCCTTCAGTGGGTGTTCCTCCAGAGCCTTGAAACAAACTTTGAGGCCCTAGAGGGGCCTTTCAAGCGAGGCTGCTTTCTATTATGTTGCTGGTAAGGCCTGAATACCTACTTGAATTTGTGAGTTGCCATCTGACGTCCTACTGTTTGAAAAGACGCTAATCATTTGACGACATGGAAGCATTCGGCCCTTTAAAAACCTTTGCTCGGCTAATCACGATCAATATGAAACAATGGATTCTTTTTAATGTAAGGCATGTGAAAGGATGTTTCGGAAAGTGTTACCTCGTATGAAGTTAGCCAACATTGGGTTAGACAATTTACCAGGAGTGATAACTTTCTGATAGGCGAACGAATTTGGGGACGAGCAATGCCTTCGTGGTGGCAAACTCGGAGCATCCAGATTCGGAGTCGACCTAGAAGTCTGTTTGTTGAAATTGGGTTGAGGATCAGTTTGCTGTTgatgttgtcgttgttgttgttgtataTGATGTTGGAGCTGTTGGCTATTGCTTTTAGTGGAGCACGAAGCCTCTCGGATCTCCTCCAATAGCGAGACACCATTTACTTGTTCCAAGGCTGAAACAAGATAGTCCAGAATTGTACGGGGCTTTGTTTTGGATTCTTGAATAACCCTTTTTGGAATGATGCCACGTgactattgattttttttaaccatACATTCTGAGCACTAAGGATAGGGTCAAATTAAATGCTAtatcaaaatctttcaaattcgCTCACCTTTGCATACTGACTACTTTGCATCAAAATGCGACATCAATTGtattcatctctctctctttctactCCATTTTTCTCATTCGGGGGAAAAAGCACTTAATTGGAAAAGGGGTAGCATATGGTAGGAGCCTCGGGGATGAGAGCCAATACCGAGTAGCTCATACTCGGTTGGATAATCATCTGGGACTCTCtttaagagaaaaagagaaagagagagagggaaagggCAAAGCATATTCAGACTAATGAGTGTTTGGCATTTATGACTCTCTTCCATTTCTAAAGTGAGCAATATCCACATGAAAGATCCAAAACAGCGCCCTTGCTATTCTACTGTCATACATTTTTTAGAGTTTGGAAGCTCTCCTTGTTCATTCCTGAAACATTGGGAGAGAACTGCTTGCTTTGTGCAATGGATAGGGCCTAATCTCCCGGAGTCGTGCCATCACAGTTGCTAATTGCTGAACCTGATGTGAGCTTCAAATCATCCAATGCAACTTGATACGCCGCTCCACTTACGTTTCTTGTCTTTGGGGACTTCAGGTAATTGCCTTCGTCGCCGTGACCTTTGGAAGGTCTCGTTGTTGCACGATGAGCTTTGTTGGCCTTGTGGtctgattgaatttgaaacagGTTTCTTCGAGCTGCTCGCATTGGTATTGGTAGTATTACCGCTGGCGATTTTAACGTTGTTGTGACTATGGTTGTTGTCGTCGTTCCTGCTGTTGGTGTTATTGTTGTTCACGTTGTTGCTCCACAGTGGTGTTGTTTTCACCAAAGCATTCTTGGATTGGGTCTCTGAATGCGAGCCCCCTATCTTAGTGGTTTTGAGCTCTTGAGTGGAACACCGATCCGACCATCGAATTGTGGGTTTTCGGCAGGCCTCCAGCACACTAGTTATACCATGAACGAAAGGAAGTGAAAGAGGCATTATTGTCAGCTTAAATTGGGAGCTATTACATGTGGTGGCGAAGCTTCCGATATTTTGTGGCCCCGCTGAGCAAGGTGGCCTTCATTAAAACATTTCAGGAAAAGTGCCAGAAACAAACGAGTTCCTACCATTCTTCCaactcatcctcatcctcgtcttcttcatcttccgaGCTGCTCCAAATATGGCGAGGAGGCAGGTTTTGGAACCTGGTTTCGATGCTGTGTTGGAGCTGCGAGTAGGTGGATGCAGGAGGCGGATTATGATTAGTGAAGGAGGGGTAGAGGCGGTCCTCTTCGGGAATGCCACATAACACCTCGCCCAATTGGACCTTTTCCAGGAaacttttgttctcttctaATGGAGTGATTGCATGCACAAGTCTAGAAGAGGCGATAACGGAGGGATTGAGTCGTCGTTATATTACTTTGATTGCATGTGCTAAGCTCGAGACGGAGACGCACACAAAAATGGTAGTGTTGTGCCGGCCACGATCGAAAATTGGCTGATCTTGGAACAAGCCCTGGTCCAGACGATACGTGCAACCTCCATTCCTTTCGGAGAGTGTTTGTTCATATTCAAAAGCTTGATTCTTATCAACCGTATAACCGAGAAAAGACGACAAAATCCCAGACGAGTCCTTAGCGGCTTAATTATTTGGTGATAATGGATAATCCTTTCATTTATGGTTCCCCTCTTTCATGGATTGAAAAGTAGACCGAAAAGCCCTTGTAGTCCAGGCTCAATATCTCTTGGAATGTTTAAAAGGTCAGCTCTCTGTTGTTCACGCGATAGAAGATATGTGGTCGCAAAATTTCCAGAGAGTGGACTTTGAAAATGAGGAATGTTCCAAGTAACTGAGTGGACTTGGGTATCCGAGAGCACGCACACATTCCATGACCTCTGtgccctttttttctcatttcctgCATTATCTTTTATGCTATATACGTAtgtgctgttgcttctaaaatATCACTACTGTTACACGTGTGATTCCTACGCGAACAATTATGAATCTACTCGAAGCGCGAACAAACATTGGACCAACAATAGTTTGGCCATAAAGTAAaagtttcttcttcaatggGCGTTGCTAACAAGGGAAACTTAGCACAAGTGGTGGCACACTTACTGATAGTTTCGAGGCGAAGTA from Tigriopus californicus strain San Diego chromosome 3, Tcal_SD_v2.1, whole genome shotgun sequence encodes:
- the LOC131877641 gene encoding uncharacterized protein LOC131877641 isoform X1, producing the protein MGDREFEELLVNSAHRQYEPRIIPSHLNTSPRNYQLVHAITPLEENKSFLEKVQLGEVLCGIPEEDRLYPSFTNHNPPPASTYSQLQHSIETRFQNLPPRHIWSSSEDEEDEDEDELEECVLEACRKPTIRWSDRCSTQELKTTKIGGSHSETQSKNALVKTTPLWSNNVNNNNTNSRNDDNNHSHNNVKIASGNTTNTNASSSKKPVSNSIRPQGQQSSSCNNETFQRSRRRRQLPEVPKDKKPLEQVNGVSLLEEIREASCSTKSNSQQLQHHIQQQQRQHQQQTDPQPNFNKQTSRSTPNLDAPSLPPRRHCSSPNSFAYQKVITPGKLSNPMLANFIRGDDELGMLDSGEDGPAYDSGNSTSHSPDEHQLMQRSLLLNNSFTTTLEDTDYDPASLTSPQCDGFEMGGRQLPRVPIQYPPTRRVTPLFILPKKLELLDPTHRGLHRFIPRHYDEVEIDIGDPVYVQKEAEDLWCEGANLRSGKIGIFPLAHVVDVEYNDFDPNGVNSERKERYLLEYIGSVESHLYKGNAVLCQAVKKIVGAKVAPKKHACVIEISDKGIKMIDKSRLNLSRHPNQDYFYSLKNVTFCGFHPSNSQYLGFVTKHPKLPKYACHVFVGEGSTQHVAEACGRAFNRFYQKFIETAYPVEDIYLE
- the LOC131877641 gene encoding JNK-interacting protein 1-like isoform X2; translated protein: MGDREFEELLVNSAHRQYEPRIIPSHLNTSPRNYQLVHAITPLEENKSFLEKVQLGEVLCGIPEEDRLYPSFTNHNPPPASTYSQLQHSIETRFQNLPPRHIWSSSEDEEDEDEDELEECVLEACRKPTIRWSDRCSTQELKTTKIGGSHSETQSKNALVKTTPLWSNNVNNNNTNSRNDDNNHSHNNVKIASGNTTNTNASSSKKPVSNSIRPQGQQSSSCNNETFQRSRRRRQLPEVPKDKKPLEQVNGVSLLEEIREASCSTKSNSQQLQHHIQQQQRQHQQQTDPQPNFNKQTSRSTPNLDAPSLPPRRHCSSPNSFAYQKVITPGDDELGMLDSGEDGPAYDSGNSTSHSPDEHQLMQRSLLLNNSFTTTLEDTDYDPASLTSPQCDGFEMGGRQLPRVPIQYPPTRRVTPLFILPKKLELLDPTHRGLHRFIPRHYDEVEIDIGDPVYVQKEAEDLWCEGANLRSGKIGIFPLAHVVDVEYNDFDPNGVNSERKERYLLEYIGSVESHLYKGNAVLCQAVKKIVGAKVAPKKHACVIEISDKGIKMIDKSRLNLSRHPNQDYFYSLKNVTFCGFHPSNSQYLGFVTKHPKLPKYACHVFVGEGSTQHVAEACGRAFNRFYQKFIETAYPVEDIYLE